DNA from Actinoplanes sp. SE50/110:
GGGTTTCGGAGAACCTCTCCAGGTGGCCGTCCGAGATCGCCGCGCCGCGGTCGTTGAGCAGGCCGTCGTGGATGGCGATGGCCCGGCCCGGCTTGACCGCGCGGGCGAACTCGATCGCCTCGGACACCTTCATCCACGGCGCGTTCAGCGGCACGCAGAGGGTGTCGACCGGCGCGCCGTCCGGCGCCACGAACGAGTCACCCGGGTGGTAGAGGCTGCCGGCTCCGTCGTCGATCAGATAGCCGAGGTTGGCGATCCGCGGAATGTACGGGTGGATCACCGCGTGCTGCCCGCCGTACGCCCGGAGGGTGAATCCGGCGGCCCGGAACTCGTCGCCCGGCCGCACCTCGGTGGTCGCCTCGGCGATCTCGCCGAGCTGGGCGAGCACCGCGGCGTGCGAGAAGATCCGGAGCTCCGGCCGGCGCCGGACGGCTTCGGTGAGCGCGGCGACGTCCAGGTGGTCGAAGTGCTCGTGGGTGATGACCACGGCGTCGGCACCGTCCAATGCCGACTTCTCGGAGAATTCACCCGGATCGACGACCAGCACCCCCGCTCCCTCGATCCGCAGACAGGCGTGGGTGAGCTTCGTGACGCGCACGGGATTCCTCCGCTACTGAATCGTGACCGGTCATCTCGCAGTCTGCCGGAACCGGACGGGACCCGCCGTACGTCCCAGCGGTCAGTCGTAGCGACGATCGGAGTGGTGATGCGGAAACGGGGTTACACCTTGGCCGGCGCCGTGCTGCTGTGCGGCGCCCTGCTGGCCGGTTGCGGTTCGGGGGATTCCTCGGACTCGTCGGCGAGCAGCGACAGAGCGGCCGCGCCGGCCGGGGGCAACGCGGCGCCCGCCG
Protein-coding regions in this window:
- a CDS encoding MBL fold metallo-hydrolase; this encodes MRVTKLTHACLRIEGAGVLVVDPGEFSEKSALDGADAVVITHEHFDHLDVAALTEAVRRRPELRIFSHAAVLAQLGEIAEATTEVRPGDEFRAAGFTLRAYGGQHAVIHPYIPRIANLGYLIDDGAGSLYHPGDSFVAPDGAPVDTLCVPLNAPWMKVSEAIEFARAVKPGRAIAIHDGLLNDRGAAISDGHLERFSETRYQHVAPGTTLT